Genomic segment of Diachasmimorpha longicaudata isolate KC_UGA_2023 chromosome 14, iyDiaLong2, whole genome shotgun sequence:
AAaccaaaaaacaattaaacatTCCGCCTCTTTTCCTCGAGTAAAATTAAATGACCTGTTGAGTTGCCTCCCATGATGTAAAATTCCTTGATAATATCCAGAATTTCAGGGTAGACTTTAATTGCAAGAGCGATGTTCGTGAGGGGACCCAAACAAACAACAGAAATTTCATCTGCaggtagaaataaaattaagttTTAAATATCTAAGAGAAAGTTGAGGGTTTCTATGTTCAATTGCTGACTCACTGGGATTTTCAGTTATTAATTTATGGATAGCCACAACTGCGTGTTCCAGCTGAAGTTTACTGACGTCTGCAGTATTCGTGAAAACATCTCCAAAGCCATCACGCCCGTGGTAACGAATTTCCTCAGCTTTTTTCGATGTCTCTGCAGCGATGAGAGCAGAATGCGCTCCTTTATAGACTGGAATCTACAAGCGGTGGTATTCTTTTGCAAGtggtatttttaaaatttaattttcgtttggataaaaatagaataaaaactcCTTATCAATATAGAGGTAATTTAATAACACAGGAAAATCAATTATCATTCGCCACAAAAATAAGAAAGAGCGATTGATTGTGATGAAGGTGAGCTCATTAGCTTTCACATTTAAAAAGTAAAGTTGaggatttgaaaaattaaaaatcaacttACATCAAGTGCATTACAAGCTTCAAGCGTTCTAAAAACATTGTTCACGACATGATCGACTTTTACATTCCCATTCACACACGTAATAGCTTTTATTTCTACTTGGTTCTGTTTGTGTGCTGCAATCAACAGCACCAGAGCGACTGCATCATCATACCCCGCGTCGCAATCCACGATTACTTTTTTCATCTTGAGagatcaataaaattctctgGCAGTCGAAAATCGATGCTAGTGCTCGTAAAATTGAAGACAATTTATTCGCTCGGATTCCATCTCGTCAGTCCTTTATCAACTCAGTTTCGTAATTAATCCGATAAGAATTAATGTCTCCGGTCTGTCATAACACTTTTAAAtatcgattgattttttaactAATATTTGAGCAGCTCAAATCGtcatttattcaacaattctacgacattttaccaaaaatttcatccaataaatttttttgaactttttttacaaaaagaaACGAAATAACATGAAAACAATACTTCACGACTTCGTTGGTGGACTAATTCTTTAATTAGAGTTATCGCGTATTTGTTTGATCAATAAATGCCTGATACCGCAGATTTTAGATTTACAACTCTTTAGCTATTTCTATGTGATCAGCAGGAAGCCAATGAAATGTCTAGACTCTTTGCGAAACCCAAACAAGTGTTTGCAGACCTCGAGAGAAGAAATAATAGGGTTGAGAACACCGAGATAGCCTAGACCTCTGACGTAACGAAGAGGGTTCGATCCGCGTTAACCTCGATTTATCTCGATATCGACTGATTTCAGgagaaaatatgaagaaactttttttgtagagaaataaattctgCGCAAAAAACGTTCGGCATAATTTATCATAGAATTAATTGGTGCGGAGATACTGCGCAATTAAGAATTGAGAATCAATTTCTCGGGGTGATTGACTCTACTGCAACGGAGGAGTCTCTGTAATTTTCGTGAAGTGGGTGGGGTGTTCCGGGTGAGGTTAGGATCACGGATGTCTCCGGTGGCCACCACGTACCAGTACAACGATCGAAGTCTTCACTGAAAAGCCACtgaaattttcatcttcaaatGTTAAAAGACGGaaagtcaattaattttggaGAACGATTTCCCTGTCTTCGGGAGTGAATCAGTGACTTTGGGGTTTCTTCAAGGAAATCAAGGGGTTTAGAGGGCTGTTGAGGGCGGATAGAGGAAGATGGATGAGGCGAAGTTCCTGAAACggtgagagaatttttttgacagaGAAAATCAGGAGTTTCAAAGTTTTTCGAGCACTTGAAAGTTTATTGGGGTTTTCTTTCGGTTTAGGAAGGTTAGGTCGGGGACACTGGATGTCCACCCCACGGAGAAGGCTCTGGTGGTCAACTACGATGTGGAGGCGCTGATTCTGGGGGAACTAGGGGACCCCATGCTCGGGGACCGCAAGgtagttaatttttttggaatttatgaAAGTGAGATACTTTTGGTTTCTTCAAAACTAATCTCGTTTTTAGAATATGTATTTATTAGTCCAAATCTACCAAGTCAGTGAGAGaatcataattttaatttgcaGGAATGTCAGAAAATAATCAGACTAAAGAGTTTAAATGCCGATACAAATGTCTCGCTGCTCGCTAAGGAAGTTATGGAGAAGTGCTCCTTAATTCATGAGTCCAAGCTCCACGAGGTAGAGCAATTGATCTATTATTTAAAGAACAGGAAGGTCAATACCGAAGGTAAATGTCCCAATTTCTCTCCAAAACTGGTTTCTGGTTTCcccagaaaaattaaacagaaattTCATAGAATTTAGGGCATCACTTGATTGTAGCCACTCCATGTCTAGGTTTTGATGGCACTTTCCGCCCACCCAGGCCCACCTCCTCGACCTCCACAAGCCTCCCTGGATCAGAGAATGGAGATCAGGAACGTGCGGTTATCTCCAACGTCGACAGCTACATAGAGCTCCTCTACGAGGAGATTCCAGGTAAAGTAAAAGGCTCAGCCCTGATCCTGCAACTGGCAAGAGTACCAGACAACCTCCtggagctcacgaaaaacgagtCTCTGCTGAGTGCTCTGGCGAGGGTCCTCAGGGAGGACTGGAAACGCAGCATAGAACTCTCCACCAATATCATCTACATCTTCTTCTGCTTCTCAACGTACTCTCAATTCCACAATATTATTTTGGAGTACAGAATTGGCTCGTTGTGCATGGAGATCGTCGACTTTGAACTAGTGAGATACGATCAATGGAAGGACGACATGGAGAAACGTCGTCGTCACTTTGAAACATCTACAGGACTCGTTCTCTTCCCCTCCACGAATGGCGAGAACAACGACAAGAAGCTCAAGCTGACAGATGACATCTGGAGTACAGAGGGCCCCCTGGACTACGAGCTCAAGCGTAGGTCCGCTGAGGTCCACCTGCACATCACCGAGGGCGAGATAAAGCGCCTCAAGGAGGACCTGGAGAAGAGCCGAAAGAAATTCAAGAGCCTCACGAAGAAACAGGAACAACTGCTGCGAGTTGCCTTCTACCTGCTGCTGAACATCGCTGAGAACACTGAGGTCGAGAGGAAAATGAGAAAGAAGAATGTCATAGGGATGCTGATCAAGACCCTGGACAGGGTCAACACTGATCTTCTGATTCTCGTTATAACATTCCTCAAGAAGTTGTCGATATTCCGGGAGAATAAGGATTCAATGGCTGAGGACAACATCGTCGAGAAGCTCCCCAGACTCCTCCAGAATAACAATCCTGACCTGGTACTGAGCACTTTGAAGCTGCTGTTCAATATCTCGTTCGATGGGAAATTGCGGGGCAAGATGGTGAGAGTGGGACTTCTTCCTAAATTGGTGAAATTGCTTGGGGCCAGTGATTCTCAGAGCAAGAATACTATTCTGGGACTGCTGTATCATCTCAGCATGGATGATAAGGTTAAGTCCATGTTTGGAAACAGTGACTGTGTTCCCATGGTGACTGACATGATcctggaggagggggaggagaggaCCAAGAGGGAGCTCATCGCACTCTGCATCAATTTGGCTTGTCATAACAGGAATGCGCAGATCATGGTGGAGAACAATCGACTGCAGGGGCTCATTCGAAAGGCTTTCAAGAGCCAGGATGCTTTGATTATGAAGATGATTCGGAATATTTCACAGCACGACAATACCAAAGAGCATTTCGTGGAATTCGTTGGAGACTTTGCCATGGCCCTGACTGAATCAGACTCTCAGGACTTCATCCTGGAGATCGTGGGAGTCCTGGGAAATTTGGTGCTTCCAGATTTGGATTATGCCCAGATTCTCCAGCGCTGCAATCTGATCCCCTGGATCCGAAATAACTTGGTCCCTGGGAAGGTTCAGGACGATTTGGTGCTTGAGGTTGTTGTGCTCCTGGGGACTGCAGCCTCCGACGAGGACTGTGCGAGGCTCCTCTGCAAGGCCGACATACTCTTGTCGTTGATAGAACTGCTCAAGGCCAAGCAGGAGGATGACGAGATCGTATTGCAGattatttacgttttttatCAAATCGCCATGCACGAGTCCACGAGGGATTATCTGATCAAGGAGACTGGGAACGAGGCCCCAGGGTATCTGATTGATCTCATGCATGATAAGAATCCAGCTGTCAGGAGGGTCTGTGATGCTTGTTTGGATGTGATTGCTTTATGTGATAAAGACTGGGCAGCTAGGATTAAAGTCGAAAAATTTCGATCTCACAATCAGCAATGGCTGGAAATGGTGGAGTCCATTGCAATAGACAACACAAATCACTTAATCGTCGATGAGGATGACAGTCTCCCGCCCTTCATGAGCGGAGACCTTCTCAAGCACACCATGCTATTCTCCTCTGGTAACTCGACTTCCTTCATCACTGATGATGGAGATTCAACCATCAGAGGGGGGTTAGACTCTTCAGATAATTCTAGTCGCCCTGCGAGCCGCTACAGTCGAGACTTCGACGACATAACCGACCTAATGGCTCGTTCCAAGTCTCGAATGTCTGTTGGCTCAGGCATTGAGGACCTCTACCACAATTCAAAAGTGAAATTCTCAGAGTCTGACAACTCCCACGTGCTAATATGAGTAGACAATCCAGGTAAAGTGCTTAATTTCCACGAATCTTGCTGAATTAGCTTCAATCGAGCTGTGGCGATAGAGAGCCCAGGTCTATGCACAATTtgtagaaattcaatttttttattgatctcTGAATGTTTTGTTGAAAATAGTGCCTTTACGTTGTCAGATGAATCACAGTCTCGTTTTTAATGTCAGGGCTTTGTAAGAGATACTCTCACATTCATGGTACTAGTCAAAGTATTATTTAAGGAACTATTTACCTggggaataatttaattgaatgagaaaattaaattccggtTATGATTGGAGAGTAaatcattattgaaaatgccaggaaaattatttgattcaaataaattattcaatcaggCACAAATGCGTATTAATTCGtaggacaaaaattaatagaacaaTCTATTATAAAGGACTGTTAGTTTAATTACAAGTGAAAGAATTTTGTTGAATTATGTTATCATTCAATACAATTCTTAAAAGAAAAGAAGATTTTTCTGTTGAATTCCATACGCATCAAgtattaaatgaattttagaTCACTGCTGTCGTTTCGATATTACGCAATTCacgtgaattatttattaaaaatccactgatCTCATGTATTTATCAATGTGTATTATAACTAAGtacttaaaaataatttaattaaacttaTGAACTGTTTAAAAAAACACTAActccattatttttccaaaaaccgaatttattgaacattcCGGGGTTTATTGTTAGAACTAAGACTCTTGTTGATTAACTTTTCGCCCGTTTCCTGGAACACAATGGTGTAATTATTGTCACCATCTGTGTGGAACGAATGCTCCTTGAGACCCCAGCTGACTGGACTGTCGGCAAATCCTTGGACGTGGAGGCTCACCCAGGAACTGTGACTCACgtgattttcaatttctttataaattttttcaagctTCTTTCTGCTGAATAATCCCGTCCATTGTGCGTGCAAAAGGTCACCCCTGGGGGCGTTGGGGGAGGGCGATATGTAACTATTGACATAATTCTCTGGATCTTCATTTGTCCTGGAACACAAGAGATTATcactcgttttaccacttcactactgaattaTCGTTCGGCCGAATTCAAGGGGGAAGAAAATTACTCACACATCTCCCCCAATGCTGAAGATCCCTAGCCACTCGAGAAATCTTTCATAATCGCATTCTGAACCCACTGATGGTATCCTGCAATCACATTCTAATATCTCCGAATACTTCGGACGACACAACGACACTTTGTAGCCCTTCTGGTGAAACCAGGCTGCAGCCGACGATGGACAGACATTTTTCTCtgcaaaatattaattaaaaaattaatcctacTCTATCGATCTGATTGTGGTCACAGTTTTGTTCAACTTCGTCGAGAAAATCGACAAATTCTCACCTGAGGGTTCCCAAATGAAGATGACGTCAAACAGTCCCTCTAGATTCTCCTCCAGACATTTCTTTACCctctcgtaatttttttttcccggcGTAAACGTGTCCTCTCTCAGATCCACCTGAACGACTGTGTAAACAGTACAGTACAGCCAACGAAAAATTGTCGGAACAGAAATGAAAAAGATAATGAAAGGTACGACTCAACTCCAACGTCAAAAAACATTTATATAcaaaataaagtaaaaataacaaaattggaAGCGTCATCACAGTCCACATGTACAAATTCCTCGAAGACTAGTGTATAAAATAcggtataaatatttaaattagtACCAGCATTCGTTATCACTAACATTAAtggaaaacaatattcagtggCACCTCAGTACAGCTGATATCTACGTCACAAataaatcgtaatttttcgttACGATGAAATTATCACAAATTTAAGGGGATGCAGCATTGGCCGACAATCCTCATcatcataataaatattttcagcaCTTAATAATTGTCCGTACAATTGTAAAGTAGCAAAATGACTTgaataaattgtgaaattgTTGGTAATAAAACACTTCgataaaatattcgataaagtTGAATTATGGCTCCTAAATTCGTTGATTCTTTCGATATTCaccaaataattgatttttttaggtcACCCAAGTACTTCGAATTCAATTTGAtagataattgaataaaaatcaattttccatcgaGAAACCATTTGTGGAAATCGATTTCGATTCTCAAAAATtactttcaaaataaattaatcatcaaaaaaagtcaaattaatttctaatcGTTCCCTTCTCCTTCAGAAGGCAAATCACATTATCTTAAGTCAAGGTCTATGAACTTCCTCGCCAGATCATCCCCCCGACCCGAGCATTCCCAAACTTCTTCATCCTGCCACCCTCAGCTGCTCCTCGCTCCACGAAAAGAGCTTCAGGCAAGCGACAGAGTGGGACTAGTATCCAAATCGACATTATTGACCCTCAGTTCCTCCCTGAAACTCTCCAGCTCCCCCTGGGTAACCCCATGCCAGCCTTCGAGCTCACTGAGTCGTCTCAACCTCTCGCAATTCTCCATAATCAGTCTCACAGTCCTCATGGACAAATCACCCCCATAAAGAATCTTCATCTCCTCCAATTCCCTCATCTTATTAACCGCAAAGACCTTCTGCATCGTCACATCGCCGACCCCCGTTGAGGACCCCAGCTGAATGAACTTGATCCTCTGGCAGTTGCTCATCAAGAATTCTAGATGACAGCTGGCGCAATCCGCCACACACTTGAGCCTCTCCAAGACTTTGAAAGGCTCGATCTTCAGCGCCCTAAACTGGGTGGACAATCCCTCAGAGAAATCACAATTGTAGAACGTCAGACTCCTTATCCCAGGACAGTACTGACTGATGAACACCAGAGCACTCCTGTCGATCTCCTCAACGTGCTCCAGATGGAGACTCTTGATCCTGGAGTTGGTGAGCTCCAGAAGATCATTAACCTTATCTGCATAGAAGTCACAGGACAGAAGCTTCAGCTCCTGCAAATGGTGCAAAGCCGACAATATCCTCAGATCCGTCCTCTCGTCGCACATGATGGAGATGCTGGTGATGAAGGGGCACATGTCGATGAACAAGAACAAATCCTCAACAGTAACATTTCTAGTTTCAAGGACCTTAAGTGCCAAATTCTTCTCTGAGTTGTGACTTATTTCCTTGAGGGGGATGGACTCAAAGACTTCCCCCATGTCATCACAACGTCCAATATTCTCCAACCAGGGCAGACCGATGAACAGATCGACAAAGCCACTGATGGAGACCGAGGTCCTGAAGAGTTTCACCTCCCTCAAGTAATGACAATTGAGAATTGAGGGAATACTCCTGTCCGTGACAGATCTCGACGCTATAACGTCAAGAGCTCTGAGCTTTTTGCAAGTTCCACCCACGACGAAGATGATGTTGTCGGTGCAGTCTGAGCAGAGGGTGAACGACAGGAGATTCGGCATATGGGAGACGCCATTGATAATCAGCTTCTCGATCTCCGACGTACGCCAGCCAGCTGATCCCGAGCCGAGGTCCAGCACCTCCAGCCCAGACATATTGTGAAGGTTGTTGTACAGAACATGTCGCATTATCTTCGGCCACTCCGTGAACTCCATTGACCGCAGGTTATGGTGCAAAAGGACCTCGATCAGGTTCACGAGGACGTTCACCTCAGTGAGGAAGACATCGGCCGGTAGATAATCGTAAAAATTTCTGCGTTCGTTTATCAGGGCCTTTATGGCGTTCAGGGATTTCAAGGCCATTGGATTGTACAGATGCCAGGGGATGCTCGAGCTCAGGCGGTGTTTCATTGAGGTGAGGAGGCTTTGAAGGCGTTTTAAACCCCCTCGGGGGTCTGTGTATGATTGCTTGATGATTGGGGTGACTATTGATTTGCCGAAGGCTGTTACGTATTCGCCGATGGAGCACAGTGCGAGCTCTTGCAGCGCAGGCACTTGATGCTTCCGGGGCATTTTTAGACAGGGGGGGCTAGAAAAGGGCGGATGAACCATTAGAATGGTTGGGACTATTAgaacgaataatttttcagttaaattAATGGCCTCATCAAAAAGGTTGTTCATGGgtgttaattgaattaatataaTGTCTTTTTAATAGTCAATGTAAATTCAGTCCACGAAATTAATTGGTCGTTAATGATATCATGTCGATGTTTTCTCAAAGCCATTGgactttttttaaaacaaagtCTCCGTTTTCtagtaaataatttcaacttttGTTGAAATAAACAGATATaccattcatgaatttttccctAAATCAGCTCATTTGGGAAACAATCGAGGTTTTTCATCAGAAGGAAATGGATATGATTCACACCTTTTCCTCGATTCAAAAGGAAAAAACAACATTCAAAAGACTCACCAAACCGAGAACTCCTGGATCTATCGAAGTACGATTGCTTCCCCTCTATTCCCAGTCTTTGATAGTCCTCGACTCCCAGGGAGAGCACCAGTTGCCCTTCCGGAGTAACGCAGATGCAGTTTTCAAGATCAATCCTCGTATTTATCGACAACAGGGTTAATTCTCCTGAAAATACCACAAGTGTGTGACACAACGATGGAAACTATCCAATTCTAGTGGTCAAGGACATCCAAATAGTTCGCCCAGTCAAATAAATCTTCAAGACGAATGGCTGTCCATTCTCAAGACTCCTCCAGActcattaaaatgagaaaggGATCAACTCTCAGAAAAAACAATTcagtgacgaaaaaaaattattttcgtagGGATTTACCTTTCTTGACAAAAGCCTCGACAAACTCTTTATCAACAATTTGCGAGACAGGCAGACCCTCGACTTTGTAGTACTCACTGTCCTCTAGGATGCAGTCAATGATATCCACGGGAAGTTTTCTCTTGCGAGGAGCAACAACAGACACCTGGCAACAATCCAGAACCACAAATAAAGCGAAATTGAGGGATTacgtaaaaatcgaaaaatctaGTCGCAATAATAGAACGCTTAACAAATGGAAGACAAAGAGACTGGGATAACACAATTGGTTAACTAAAATGTTATGACTTCTGTCTGGGGACGAATGACTTACCGAGTGATTGTAGTAATGACTACTAATTGTCAGGGGGATTTCCGGTTTACTCCAACGTGCTATTTCATTGTGATTCTGAGGGGCCTTCAAGTCCCACACTTTTGGACACAACATTGGTGCATTGGAGGGACCAATGCCACGAAATAAAACTGCGACGTTTGTTTTGGAAGTGCGAGGGTTAGCGCCTGTCGTGGCGAATGGCTGTGTTGGTGAGGACGAGCGTTGGGGGGAGTTGAGGAGAGTGGAAATCTACAGTTGGATGGACGATCTTGATTACTTCGATCATGTTCGTCAACTTTCCCACTCTTCCTCTTCGCCGTTGGGGCGCATTACCCCCACTATTGACGGACCAAGTGCCCGAAGATCGCCGAACAGACGCCCGTGTCCGTGAAACCGTAAATTGAACACGTGGTGGAGGGTTTTTGACGAGTGAATGTTATAGAGCCTAATGAATCTTTCGTATACAAGCTTCGGTGGCGCAGCCGGCAGCGCGTAAGTCTCATAATCTTAAGGTCGTGAGTTCGATCCTCACCcggagcaattttttttttattcaaatgaaagaTTTTCAAtcgttcagtttttttttccgaaaatgAATGAGTGATGTTCGCACTCCTCAATATTTGATGCAAAATTCAgtcatttatatttatatttgataCAACAATTAAAAGTGGGTGGATGAAGACGTTTGCGACTGCCCTTCAAATATTGTTTCGATGTAAAATCGAacccatttaatttttattggtcagcagaaagaaaaaaatcgtagttgctttaatttttttatcgttattattgtaaaaatattgTCTACATTGAATACAAAATGAGGGAGGCttcatttccgttttttcctcgactcattgggatttttcttCATCCAGTACTTGAAGTTCGAGTGTTCGGCTCGGATTCCTAGCATCGCCGATTTGGAATTGACGTCTCTCATGATGAAGGGCGAGTACCCAGCGATGTAGTCATCGTTGAGGGGGTCGTTTTTCATTCGAGCGAGCCTCGAGGGCCTCTGGTCAGGTACTGGCTGGTCCTCACAGAGGATTGGGTTGCTCGCGTGCTTCCCTCCCTTCGGAGTCGGCAGGGAGAACTAGAAAACGATGAAATTAAATCATGAGGGCGCCAGGAAATGTCGTACAGCTTTGAAATTTCCCAAATAAATTCTTTTAacgaattggaaaattgaatcCTGAAAATTAAACCAAGTGATTACTTTTTTCCCTTTAGCAGAAAGAGGTCTTCTGAAATTGATATGAATCTTCTCATTTCCCTGATCATCCAACGAAACAGCGACTTTCTTGAGTGTCTTAAGACCGCAATTCGGGCAGAATACTTTGGTCATGATGCTGGTGGTCTTGAAGCACGCATAACAACGGAAAATAAATGTCCTCATTTGCCTGATAACCCGTCCATCCAAGGCAGCAACATTGAGGCCGATTTGCATAAGGACATTTTGCATTGCAAAATCAGTGGTCATGCACGCCACTCTGGCGGGTTTGTCTGAGATTATGTCTGACTCCATTTCTTTTTTCGCTTGTGCCACGTTGCCTGAGGAATAAATATCAACAGTTTGTAAAAATACTGGCATCAAACAATTCATTAAATCTGTTGTTTCATCATCCCTGATGAAacataatgaataaattaataaaaaaaaaaacgaatgagTACGTACTAGGTGTGATCCAACCCTCATCATCATCCTCATCCTCATCGCTCCCAGTACTCTCCTCCTCGTCCtcctcctcactggactccCCCTTCACAGGAGCCAATATCTCATCAGCATTGCCTGCTCCATTTTCCAGTTGAAGCTCATCAGCGTTGCAGTTTAAACTTTCAAACTTGGAAAtgagatcatttttttctacctCGGGGTCTTGATCTGACTCAGCTGTGAGGTAGCCCTCGGATCTCTCATCTGTCTCGTCGACATTACTGTCAGAAGACGATGTCCTCACCTCCAGGGCTTCTCCCTCTTCTCCTGGGGGCTTCTCCCCAGGTTCTGCTTTACTCTCGACGTTCTGCAGAGTTTGTACAGGAACCTCTGCTTTTGTGACAGCTTCATCGCCTTCTCCATCACCCTCAGACTCTTCCCCTTCACTTTCATCATCCCCAGGAACGTAGAAACCTATGATACTCTTGGGGTGCGCCAAGGGCTCGGCTCTGGTGGCTGGCAGGGTCTTTACTATTGCTGGAGACTCCTTTAGGTGCTGTGTACCCACTTTCTCCTTCTCCAATTGGTAAGTCAATGCTATCACTTTGATGTCTGTGGCGGAGAGACTCATGTAGTCTCCAGTCTTCTTCGCAAATTCCGTGACTAGTGAAAACATGGAGGAACAGAACATGGGGTTAGGACGATGGGAAAAAGAGTGAAATCGTTCTGACTAGACTAATTGCTACACTAGAGGTGGAATTATTGAACGTAAATCGTTGGATCACGTCAatacgaaaataaaatttactctcAGAAATTCTCACCGAAATGGATGTTCTCGGGGAAGACATCCTTGATCGCCAGGTCATAAGGCAGCACCACGAGTCTCCTCAGCTGTCTTTTGTTCTTAATTTCATTGACAACACTCTCTTCAGTGATGATATTCTCTCCTACATCCTGTAAACATTTGTTGGTTTTTTAcgtgtaaaaaaatcatagctgGGTGACTATGTTCTTGGATATTGCGAATTTTCTACCCTTCTTCCCCTAGCCACAAATTATTTGCAACTTTGAGCTTCGTTGAggagttaattaatttagagAATATTTCGTCTAACCTCCACTATGGCCTCCCATTGTTgcttaaataaatgaatgtacTCACCTGCAGAGggacattttttatgaaagcACTAGTATCAACAATCAGATATTCAACTCTCCTTTCAGGATTCATTTTTCACTTTCCTGATAACCGTTCGAAAAATGACAGAAGTAAAAACCTCAAAAATCACATGTGGACACGAAAAACTCTGAAGTTGTCTGCCTCTCCCTCCACTTCATGATCGCACTGCTGCCAATTGTCAAACGCTCTGTTCTATCCTCATTCAGTTGTCCATATTGCTTGTAACCAACTTCACACCCTTCATGGACCTCCAGGATTTTTGCAGGTGGCGCCCTCGTCCTTCTGGAATTAGGTACTACCATTCTGTTAGCGTCAGTCAAAACTCCAGAACCTGAACCTCTACT
This window contains:
- the LOC135169068 gene encoding nucleoside hydrolase-like, translating into MKKVIVDCDAGYDDAVALVLLIAAHKQNQVEIKAITCVNGNVKVDHVVNNVFRTLEACNALDIPVYKGAHSALIAAETSKKAEEIRYHGRDGFGDVFTNTADVSKLQLEHAVVAIHKLITENPNEISVVCLGPLTNIALAIKVYPEILDIIKEFYIMGGNSTAVGNASCQAEFNFFADCESVHIVLGSNIKPLWLLPWETCIKSTITHHWRDNILGKELTKVVELINKVEGGVYLKQTKKEFYRPCDAFTAAVLLNPDLVIKKTDYHADIELRGTRTRGQVVLDHLQQNEPNVHLIEEIDFRKFEELMFSAFTFSF
- the Kap3 gene encoding kinesin-associated protein 3 isoform X1, whose translation is MDEAKFLKRKVRSGTLDVHPTEKALVVNYDVEALILGELGDPMLGDRKECQKIIRLKSLNADTNVSLLAKEVMEKCSLIHESKLHEVEQLIYYLKNRKVNTEATPCLGFDGTFRPPRPTSSTSTSLPGSENGDQERAVISNVDSYIELLYEEIPGKVKGSALILQLARVPDNLLELTKNESLLSALARVLREDWKRSIELSTNIIYIFFCFSTYSQFHNIILEYRIGSLCMEIVDFELVRYDQWKDDMEKRRRHFETSTGLVLFPSTNGENNDKKLKLTDDIWSTEGPLDYELKRRSAEVHLHITEGEIKRLKEDLEKSRKKFKSLTKKQEQLLRVAFYLLLNIAENTEVERKMRKKNVIGMLIKTLDRVNTDLLILVITFLKKLSIFRENKDSMAEDNIVEKLPRLLQNNNPDLVLSTLKLLFNISFDGKLRGKMVRVGLLPKLVKLLGASDSQSKNTILGLLYHLSMDDKVKSMFGNSDCVPMVTDMILEEGEERTKRELIALCINLACHNRNAQIMVENNRLQGLIRKAFKSQDALIMKMIRNISQHDNTKEHFVEFVGDFAMALTESDSQDFILEIVGVLGNLVLPDLDYAQILQRCNLIPWIRNNLVPGKVQDDLVLEVVVLLGTAASDEDCARLLCKADILLSLIELLKAKQEDDEIVLQIIYVFYQIAMHESTRDYLIKETGNEAPGYLIDLMHDKNPAVRRVCDACLDVIALCDKDWAARIKVEKFRSHNQQWLEMVESIAIDNTNHLIVDEDDSLPPFMSGDLLKHTMLFSSGNSTSFITDDGDSTIRGGLDSSDNSSRPASRYSRDFDDITDLMARSKSRMSVGSGIEDLYHNSKVKFSESDNSHVLI
- the Kap3 gene encoding kinesin-associated protein 3 isoform X2, with product MDEAKFLKRKVRSGTLDVHPTEKALVVNYDVEALILGELGDPMLGDRKECQKIIRLKSLNADTNVSLLAKEVMEKCSLIHESKLHEVEQLIYYLKNRKVNTEGFDGTFRPPRPTSSTSTSLPGSENGDQERAVISNVDSYIELLYEEIPGKVKGSALILQLARVPDNLLELTKNESLLSALARVLREDWKRSIELSTNIIYIFFCFSTYSQFHNIILEYRIGSLCMEIVDFELVRYDQWKDDMEKRRRHFETSTGLVLFPSTNGENNDKKLKLTDDIWSTEGPLDYELKRRSAEVHLHITEGEIKRLKEDLEKSRKKFKSLTKKQEQLLRVAFYLLLNIAENTEVERKMRKKNVIGMLIKTLDRVNTDLLILVITFLKKLSIFRENKDSMAEDNIVEKLPRLLQNNNPDLVLSTLKLLFNISFDGKLRGKMVRVGLLPKLVKLLGASDSQSKNTILGLLYHLSMDDKVKSMFGNSDCVPMVTDMILEEGEERTKRELIALCINLACHNRNAQIMVENNRLQGLIRKAFKSQDALIMKMIRNISQHDNTKEHFVEFVGDFAMALTESDSQDFILEIVGVLGNLVLPDLDYAQILQRCNLIPWIRNNLVPGKVQDDLVLEVVVLLGTAASDEDCARLLCKADILLSLIELLKAKQEDDEIVLQIIYVFYQIAMHESTRDYLIKETGNEAPGYLIDLMHDKNPAVRRVCDACLDVIALCDKDWAARIKVEKFRSHNQQWLEMVESIAIDNTNHLIVDEDDSLPPFMSGDLLKHTMLFSSGNSTSFITDDGDSTIRGGLDSSDNSSRPASRYSRDFDDITDLMARSKSRMSVGSGIEDLYHNSKVKFSESDNSHVLI